The nucleotide sequence TTCGGCGGATAGTCCACGATCGGCTGAGTTTGGTGGCAAGAACTACGTTTTTTGCAGCGACGGATGCTTGAAAAAGTTCCAAGATGATCCTGCAGAGTTTAGTAAGGAGTCGGGAGTTGGGAGTGAGGAGAAAGCCGAACACTCATGCTGTGGATCCAAGACGACCAAATCGAACGGTCATCACTCAACGCTCCCCTCTCCCAACTCCCAGACTCTTTTCACCTGTCCAATGCACCCAGAAGTCGAGCAGGTCGGCCCCGGCGACTGCCCGATTTGTGGGATGGACTTGGAGCCGAAGGTCGTCTCGTTGGATGAAGAGGGTGAAGATAAACAATACGCCGACATGAAACGTCGCTTTTGGGTTGGCGTTGCGTTGTCGGTGCCATTGCTCGTGATCGCGATGGGGCCGATGGTCGGATTGCGGGTCGCGGATTGGATGAGCCAGACGGTGTTTGGCTGGGTGCAGTTGGCTCTGGCGACGCCAGTTGTGTTCTGGTGCGGATGGCCCTTGTTGGTTCGCGGAGCCAAGTCGTTTCGCACGATGAACTTGAACATGTTCTCGTTGATCGCCGTGGGAACATTGGCGGCATATCTGTTCAGTTTGGTCGTTGTGTTGCTTCCCGGTGTGATCCCAGAAGCCTTCTTCGAGAACGGTGTTCCACCTCTCTATTTTGAAGCCGCGGCGGTGATCATCACCTTGGTGTTGCTCGGGCAAGTATTGGAGCTGCGAGCACGACAGCAGACGGGCGGAGCGATTCGGGAACTCATGAAGCTTGCGCCCGAGACGGCACACCGAATCACAGACGATGGCGAGGAAGATGTCTCGCTCGATTCAGTCCACAAGGGCGATCGGCTGCGAGTACGACCTGGCGAGAAAGTTCCGGTCGATGGGAAAGTTCTTAGCGGGTCGAGCAGCGTCGATGAGTCAATGTTGACGGGCGAGCCGATGCCGGTGAAGAAGGCGGAAGGTGACGAAATCACGGGCGGAACGTTGAACCAGACTGGTGCGCTCGTCATGGAAGCTGTCGGTGTTGGCGGGGACACGGTTCTGAACCGCATCGTGCAAATGGTTGCGGACGCACAGCGGAGTCGTGCTCCGATTCAGAAACTGGTCGATGTGGTCGCGCGTTACTTTGTGCCGGCGGTGATCGTTTGTTCGATGGCAGCGTTCATCGGCTGGGCGGTGTTTGGTCCAGAGCCGCAACTGGCTCATGCGTTCGTAGCGGCCGTTGCGGTGTTGATCATTGCTTGCCCGTGTGCGTTGGGGCTGGCGACGCCGATGTCCGTGATGGTGGGTGTTGGCCGAGGAGCGAAGGAAGGCGTGCTGATCAAGAACGCTGAAGTCCTCGAAGTCATGGAGAAGGTTGACACGATTGTTGTCGACAAGACAGGCACACTGACGCAGGGACGACCGGAAGTGACGGGTGTCGAGACGTTTGCTGACTGGAATGAGAACGATGTGTTGACGTTGGCTTCTGCTGTCGAAGCACAGAGCGAGCATCCGTTGGCTCAGGCGGTCGTTCGCCGAGCGAAGGCGGATGAGTTGCAGCTTGTGGAGGCGAGTGAATTCAATAGTATAACCGGTGGTGGCGTTCGCGCTCGCGTCGATGATCATGATGTGTTGATTGGCAAGGCTGACTTGTTGGACGAACAAGGCATCGAGGGCGTTGATGCGGGGCGAGACAAAGCGGGATCGCATCAGGTCGAAGGTGCGACGGTTGTGTTCGTGGCGATCGACAACAAGCTGGCGGCAATTCTCGCCATCACTGACCCGATCAAGCAAAGCACGCCTGCAGCGCTAAAGACGTTGCATGAACTGGGGTTGAGAGTGGTGATGTTGACCGGCGATGCCGAACCGACCGCGAAAGCCGTCGCATCCAAACTGGGCATCGACGAATTTCATGCTGGGGTTTCGCCCGAGGAAAAGCATGACTTCGTTCGCAAGCTGAAGCAGGAAGGCAAGACAATTGCGATGTGTGGCGATGGGATCAACGACGCTCCTGCACTTGCCGAAGCGAACGTTGGCATCGCCATGGGCACCGGGACGGGCGTTGCGATTGAGTCTGCCGGTGTCACGCTTGTCGGTGGCGATCTTCGCGGTGTGGCTGCGGCGGCAAACTTGAGTCGCAAAACGATGAGCAACATTCGTCAGAACTTGTTTTTCGCTTTCATCTACAACACCCTGGGAATTCCGGTCGCAGCTGGGTTGCTGTATCCGATCTTCGGCGTGTTGCTCAGCCCCATGATTGCAGCAGCAGCGATGAGTTTTAGCAGTGTGTCGGTGATTGCGAATGCGTTGAGATTGCGGGCAGCCAAGCTCACGTAGTTCCGGTTGGTCGATTTGCGACCAGCGCATAGGCTCGGTAGACCGTACAACTGAACCCCTTTTCGCAAATGACTTCCAGAAAGTTCACTGCAAACATACCCCTCGCAGGTATCTAGCCGATCTGAAAAGCAAGCCAACATGCCGCTGCTCAGATCAAAGGAGTGATTTCAGTGCGATCGTTTTTGTTCAAGTCCGGACTATCAGTCATTGCGACTGCCGGAATTTTTTGTACCGCTGCCAGTGCCCAAATGCCTTCGATTGGTAACACGGCTTCGGCGATCGGTCGCACATTCACGCCTCCACCACCTGTGCCATCGGCACCCTACGGTTTAGATCAGCTCGATCCAAGCGGGCCACTATTTCCCGGTGTTCGCATCGACGGCAGCGACTTCGGTAGCGCGCCAGCTCCTGTTTACGTCGACGGCGAAATGATCTCGGAGACGTTCCCAACGGAAACAGAAGTCCAAGGATACAGGCTAGATGATTTCCTGACTCTGGCGGCTCAGAACAATCCCACGATCCGTCAAGCTCGACTGCAGATTTCAGCACAGACCGCCAAGGCATTGCAGGCAGGTTTGTACCCCAACCCGACTCTGAACTACATCGGCGAACAGATCGGAGTTGATGTCGAAGGCGACAAGGATTCGCCGGGCGAGTTTCAGGGTATGACAGTGAGTCAACGTTTTGTCACTGCCGGCAAGCTAAAATTGAGTCGTGAAAAATACATGCGCCGTGCTCATATCTCCGAACACCTCGCGATGGCTCAACAGTTCCGCGTCTGCAATGACGTGCGGATTCACTTCTTCCGAGCGTTAGCGGCTCGCGAAATCGTCGAGCTGCGAAAGGAGCTGTTGAAAACGGCCGAAGATGGTGCTGTCACTGCACGCGAGCTTTACAACCAAGGCCAAGCAACACGTCCACAAGTTCGCAAATCGAGCATTGCGTTGCAGCGGGCGAGGCTAGACGTGTTGTCCGCAGAGAATCACTACCGCGAATCATTTCGACGGTTGGTTGCGATCGTTGGTGTCGACTTGACCGACGGTGTCGTGTCCGGCGAGCTGATGCCGCAAGGTGAACCGCTTTCTTATCAGGAGGCGATGTCTTTGGTGCTGACGGAAAGCCCAGAACTTGCCGCCGCCCGAGCGAAGTTGGCGGCGGACCGCGTCACCGTCAGACGTGAACAAGTCGAGTGGGTTCCGGACATCGTTGCCGAAGGCGGAGCCGGATACAACTTCGAGGCCAAAGAAACCACGGCAGCGGCCGGAGTCTCGATCGAATTGCCTGTGTTTGATCGGAACCAGGGCACCATTCGCCAAGCCCAACTGGATTATCGCCGGCAACAAGAAGAGATTCGCCGCACCGAGTTGATGCTGCAGCAGCAGATGGCCAACGTCTACCAACAGTATTTGACGGCACTGCAAATCGCGACGGAATACGATCGGGTGATCATTCCCGAAGCCGAATTGGCCTATCAAGAATTGCTCGAAAGCTACAAAGCGAACCGAGTTGATTGGCCGACGGTACTGGACGCACAGATGGATTACTTCGATTCACGTTTGACCCGAGTCCAACATCTCGAACAAGTCCGCACGAACGAAGTTCTCGTCAGAGGCTACCTGTTGCACGGCGGTTTGATGGCAGCCCCTGGTCCAACGCCACCAGGTCACATCGACGCCGTTGCGAAGCCTCGTTAATCAACGCTTCGTCGTCACCAACATCCATTCACATTAAGCAGTCTCAATCTCATGCCCAGTCCAGAAGATCGTCGTAAGTTTTTGAAAGTAGGCTCGTTCGCCGCAGCAACTGGTTTCGTTGGCAATTTGCTGGGACGCGATGCCAACGCGCAAGAACCCATGCAGCACAGCGGCATGAAGCAACACGACAACATGCCGCAGCCAATCGGCAACGCCTCGGCTCGCCCTGAAATCCCGGCCTCATCGGAGGTCGCCGCGGAATACGAGGGATTCTCTCGCTTCAAACCCAGTCGCGGTCTCGATCCAGACTCGGACTATTACATCGGCAAGCTGGTTCCAGGGTTTCGCAAGGCTTCCGATGGCCCCGCGCCATTTGAGGCTCCCGACATCCCAACGTTGCCCTACAAGATGGACAACGGTGTGAAGGTGTTTGAACTTGTGCCGATGGCAGTTCAGCAAGAGTTTCATCCTGGCGTGAAGATGAACGTCTACGGCTACAACGGAAGCATGCCCGGCCCGACGATCGAAGTCACTCAAGGCGATCGAGTTCGCATCGTTGTCACCAACGAACTGCCGGAAGATACGTTCGTGCATTGGCACGGTTTTGAGCTGCCCGTTCAGTATGACGGAGCCGCCACGTTGACACAGAACCCCATCAAGCCTGGAAAGACGAAGGTCTTTGAGTTCGACATCCATGAAGAAGGCACGTTTTTCTATCACTCGCATGTTGCGATGCAAGAAGCGTTTGGGCAAGTCGGATGGTTCATCGTCCATCCCAAGAGAGTCTTCGACCCGCCGGTGGATCGCGATTTTGGATTGCTGTTTCAGAACTTTCATATTCCGCCGACGCACACGATTAGCGATTCGTGGTCGATGGACTGGAATTGGCACACGATCAACGGCAAGAGTGGCCCCTACACGACACCGCTTGTATGCAAACATGGCGAGCGTGTTCGTGTGCGACTGTTGAACTTCGCCCCGATGCAACACCATCCGATCCACCTGCATGGGCATACGTTTTGGGTGACCAGTCACGAAGGGGCTCGCATTCCCAAGAGTGCCTGGGTTCCACGCAACAACGAATTGGTCGGTGTCGCTCAGGCTTCGAGCTTCGAGTTCATCGCCAACAACCCCGGCGATTGGATTTTCCATTGTCACATGATTCACCACATGATGAACCACATGGTCAAACAAGTGGGACCGCGAATGCGCGATGACGCTTCGGTCGATCAGTACCTCGCGAATCTCAGCAGCCGCCCGCAGGTCGACGCTTCACGAAGTGACAAATTTGCGACGCCAGGCTACCCACAGAAGATGCAGGGCATGGAGATGTCCGAGGATTTTATGAACGCGATTTGGAGCCGAAAGGAAGTTCGCGGAATGCGAGCGAACTATGCGATGTCGGTCAAAGGATTGATGACCGTGCTGCGAGTTCTGCCAGACGATCTGTATGAGTTGGTAATGAACAGCGACCAGCCGGTTGAAAAGGGAGCGGTATTCGCTGAAATCGTTCGTCGTTTCGGTGACCCCGGTAAGTACGAAGCTGCGCCCAGGATGATGATGTGAAGCGGACTAACTGCGGAGCCGTTTAGAGGCTAAAATCGGGAACTCCGCGAAACCAACCTGACTAAAAGTCTCCACGAATGCTGACCGACGACGAGAAAAAGAAGCTCAACAACCGACTTCGACGTGTCATCGGACAAGTCGAAGCGGTTGGTCGTATGATCGAGGATGAGGAATACTGCGTCGATATCCTTATGCAGTTGTCCGCCGCGACGGGAGCACTCAACAAAGTCGGCCAGATCGTCCTAGAGCAGCACATCCGATCCTGCGTCAGCGAGGCGATCAAGAGTGGCAGTGCCAAGGACCGCGACGAGAAGATCGAAGAGCTGATGACAGTCTTTCGGAAGTACGGCGAGTGAGTTATTAACGCGATGAATTGGTTCCTGACTACTGGTGGGTTTCTGGTGACCTGCCTTGGCGTCTGGGAAACCTTCATGGCAGTTCTGCATCCTCGTGCGACGGTTGGCCCGATCACGAAAGGCATCAATCGTGGCTTTCACTTTTTAGTCCGAACGCGAATGTTCGCTCATCCGCGAGTTGTGGTTTACTGCGGACCGGCGTTGATAGCGACGCAGGTGTTGTGTTGGGCGACGCTACTGTTGCTTGGAGTCAGCCTGATCGTATGGCCTCAGCTCGGCACGGGCATCACGGCAACCGGACTGACACCGACGGATACGGATTTTGCAATCGCGGTGTATTACGCTGGTTTCACGATCACCACTCTGGGTGTGGGCGACTTGGTGCCGCGAACGCCAGCAATGCAGTTCTTGACAATCACCGCTGCCGGCTTGGGGTTCAGCTTCTTTACGCTCGTGTTGGCTTATGTCATTTCGGTCTATTCAACCCTGGCCCGTCGCAACCAGTTTGCCAACGAAATTGAGTATCGCACCGGACGAACGGGCGACAGCTTTGGCTATTTGCGAGCGTATCTGACCGGGAACGATCCTTCGTTAGTCAACCAAGACCTATACACGATGTCGTCGAACATGGCGGACTTGTTGGAGTCGCATCATTTCTATCCGGTCCTGCATTACTTTCGATTTAGCGAACCGCGGTATGCAATGAGCCGAATGCTGAGATTCTGCCTGGAGGTATCTTCGATGATGCGAGCGGTGCGGCAAGTCGATGCGGCCAAGCTCCCCGCCAGCTCCGAGGCTGTTGATCGGCTTTGGCACGCTAGCATGCAGATGCTGGAGGAGACCAAACGGCATTTCGTGATCTGTCACTCGACGCATGACGCGCCCGACCCACGGTTGGCGATCGAGATTTCACCGTTGATCGGCGACTCTGACGATTTATTGGACCAGCTAAAAGCTGCCTTTGTCGATCAGCAATCCGAGTGGCTTCACGACCTGAACGCGCTAGCCGTTTGCACCAGAAGCGAACCCCGAAAAGAATCCTGAAATCTTTTCACGAAGTCGTGAAGAAGCGTCGGGGCCGTGCATCCAAAGAGCATCAAAGAAGAGATTCCCTCAGTGGGAGTCCTCTGAAAGCTCTTGGAACTGTCCGCCATGAACCGTCGTCACACCAATGCTGCCACTCGATTGTTTGCTGCTTTTGCAGTGATCGCGGTGCTGTTGGCGTCCTCACCGGCCGCCCGAGCAGGATCAAACGACGCGAAGCCTTGCCTTCATGCGTGCTGCCAACCGCAGCATGTCGGGCACGGCTGCTGTGACAGTGATCCTTTGCACGAATGTCCCGCGATGGCTTCGTGTGAATTAACGGTTTGGCTGCCGCCGAGAACTTCCACCAACGATCTGACGCCTCGCGGTTTGGACCGCAGTGACTTCTTACGGATTGACTGGAGGACGGAGTCGGTCGCACTCGTGCGGTCGGTCTCGTTGGTTCATCCTAGCTCTCTGATTGATTGGCACATTCGTCTTCAGATTTAGCAGTCGTCTCTGCTTCGACTTGCGAAGCCAGACCAAGTCAAAAATGAAGATGTCTCTGTTCCCCAATCGGTGCATGTCGATGTCGGCTGCGCCATCAATCCTGGAGTTTCCAAAATGTTAGCGACTGTATTCCCTGCTGTTTTGTTTGCCGTTTCGCTGGTCCCTGCTGGTGATGTTGGCACCGCCGCATCGGCTGAGCCGACGTGTTGTGCCAAGCATGCATACTGCTGCACCGTCCAAGCGGCGTGCTGTGGAAAACAAGCGGAAACGA is from Crateriforma conspicua and encodes:
- a CDS encoding heavy metal translocating P-type ATPase, which gives rise to MDHDKKHESSLPVADPSTQIDPVCGMTVSADSPRSAEFGGKNYVFCSDGCLKKFQDDPAEFSKESGVGSEEKAEHSCCGSKTTKSNGHHSTLPSPNSQTLFTCPMHPEVEQVGPGDCPICGMDLEPKVVSLDEEGEDKQYADMKRRFWVGVALSVPLLVIAMGPMVGLRVADWMSQTVFGWVQLALATPVVFWCGWPLLVRGAKSFRTMNLNMFSLIAVGTLAAYLFSLVVVLLPGVIPEAFFENGVPPLYFEAAAVIITLVLLGQVLELRARQQTGGAIRELMKLAPETAHRITDDGEEDVSLDSVHKGDRLRVRPGEKVPVDGKVLSGSSSVDESMLTGEPMPVKKAEGDEITGGTLNQTGALVMEAVGVGGDTVLNRIVQMVADAQRSRAPIQKLVDVVARYFVPAVIVCSMAAFIGWAVFGPEPQLAHAFVAAVAVLIIACPCALGLATPMSVMVGVGRGAKEGVLIKNAEVLEVMEKVDTIVVDKTGTLTQGRPEVTGVETFADWNENDVLTLASAVEAQSEHPLAQAVVRRAKADELQLVEASEFNSITGGGVRARVDDHDVLIGKADLLDEQGIEGVDAGRDKAGSHQVEGATVVFVAIDNKLAAILAITDPIKQSTPAALKTLHELGLRVVMLTGDAEPTAKAVASKLGIDEFHAGVSPEEKHDFVRKLKQEGKTIAMCGDGINDAPALAEANVGIAMGTGTGVAIESAGVTLVGGDLRGVAAAANLSRKTMSNIRQNLFFAFIYNTLGIPVAAGLLYPIFGVLLSPMIAAAAMSFSSVSVIANALRLRAAKLT
- a CDS encoding copper oxidase — its product is MPSPEDRRKFLKVGSFAAATGFVGNLLGRDANAQEPMQHSGMKQHDNMPQPIGNASARPEIPASSEVAAEYEGFSRFKPSRGLDPDSDYYIGKLVPGFRKASDGPAPFEAPDIPTLPYKMDNGVKVFELVPMAVQQEFHPGVKMNVYGYNGSMPGPTIEVTQGDRVRIVVTNELPEDTFVHWHGFELPVQYDGAATLTQNPIKPGKTKVFEFDIHEEGTFFYHSHVAMQEAFGQVGWFIVHPKRVFDPPVDRDFGLLFQNFHIPPTHTISDSWSMDWNWHTINGKSGPYTTPLVCKHGERVRVRLLNFAPMQHHPIHLHGHTFWVTSHEGARIPKSAWVPRNNELVGVAQASSFEFIANNPGDWIFHCHMIHHMMNHMVKQVGPRMRDDASVDQYLANLSSRPQVDASRSDKFATPGYPQKMQGMEMSEDFMNAIWSRKEVRGMRANYAMSVKGLMTVLRVLPDDLYELVMNSDQPVEKGAVFAEIVRRFGDPGKYEAAPRMMM
- a CDS encoding potassium channel family protein, whose translation is MAVLHPRATVGPITKGINRGFHFLVRTRMFAHPRVVVYCGPALIATQVLCWATLLLLGVSLIVWPQLGTGITATGLTPTDTDFAIAVYYAGFTITTLGVGDLVPRTPAMQFLTITAAGLGFSFFTLVLAYVISVYSTLARRNQFANEIEYRTGRTGDSFGYLRAYLTGNDPSLVNQDLYTMSSNMADLLESHHFYPVLHYFRFSEPRYAMSRMLRFCLEVSSMMRAVRQVDAAKLPASSEAVDRLWHASMQMLEETKRHFVICHSTHDAPDPRLAIEISPLIGDSDDLLDQLKAAFVDQQSEWLHDLNALAVCTRSEPRKES
- a CDS encoding metal-sensitive transcriptional regulator codes for the protein MLTDDEKKKLNNRLRRVIGQVEAVGRMIEDEEYCVDILMQLSAATGALNKVGQIVLEQHIRSCVSEAIKSGSAKDRDEKIEELMTVFRKYGE
- a CDS encoding TolC family protein; translated protein: MISETFPTETEVQGYRLDDFLTLAAQNNPTIRQARLQISAQTAKALQAGLYPNPTLNYIGEQIGVDVEGDKDSPGEFQGMTVSQRFVTAGKLKLSREKYMRRAHISEHLAMAQQFRVCNDVRIHFFRALAAREIVELRKELLKTAEDGAVTARELYNQGQATRPQVRKSSIALQRARLDVLSAENHYRESFRRLVAIVGVDLTDGVVSGELMPQGEPLSYQEAMSLVLTESPELAAARAKLAADRVTVRREQVEWVPDIVAEGGAGYNFEAKETTAAAGVSIELPVFDRNQGTIRQAQLDYRRQQEEIRRTELMLQQQMANVYQQYLTALQIATEYDRVIIPEAELAYQELLESYKANRVDWPTVLDAQMDYFDSRLTRVQHLEQVRTNEVLVRGYLLHGGLMAAPGPTPPGHIDAVAKPR